A single window of Arcobacter venerupis DNA harbors:
- a CDS encoding RecB-like helicase — translation MKKYLALKASAGSGKTFALTVRYITLMLLGAKPNEILTLTFTNKAANEMSERIYKTLLTLGDDEAYLSAIVEQSNLSKQDILGKKSFLVKSFSNATLSIFTIDKFINKILREFCGYIGISDDFEIKVDDIEALSMKFLQSLNATQFETLIDFSHYEKKKFNSIFELFKNLLEKNETVDIVNIDAKLIDLQKQNVLEFAFKIKEQISNCNGASASAIKAVDFETFDELFGRTWLEKETLADYSYFKKCANDILENHFFNLKEQIAIYYKLRAGYSLSKLFELYLMFKEFKFTFNKNKNYLEFNDISNLVYELLSTKIDKDFLYFRLDSSFSHILMDEFQDTSLLQYKILEPLIKEILAGDQTKFKTFFYVGDTKQSIYRFRGGKRELFDYVANTNKLLEVEVLNTNYRSCENIISYVNSLFLNIPNYEYFEQESVSKGGYIEVIVDEKLEEDDKYENIASKIAQLLKEGVNSNDIAILTYTNDDVLNLYYYLKQKFPSLKISTEMTSKLINQQNVKAVINAIKYLYFKEEIYKENLNALIGKPILNELDLTIELEEKSIQEVIKELASRLKIIDENIIKLIEVSSVFSNIVDFVYEIDKLDSNMENSESVGLQILTIFKSKGLEFNTVILLDRIKRKNVDKSSLLFEYESVQLKNIFYKIKGYENYNKDYEKALSKEKALSIEDEINILYVALTRAKNNMIIFKKSKSSVFDVLNMKPTQIGTIIQSQNISKNYEKIEKVLYTAMNLGTQEKQISKEKEFDENHLKAKYFGLATHYCLEMMNEFNSDNLLYSLNLSKTRYSNFLDEIDFLDIKNRLSLLVKNEQFLSLIKDSEFITEQSLVYKEEIRIIDLLLFKDGNYYIIDYKTTKDRHLEHIAQVAFYKKAIKDIFQTQNVFSYLLYLQSNEVQISEV, via the coding sequence ATGAAAAAATACTTAGCCCTAAAAGCCAGTGCAGGAAGTGGAAAGACTTTTGCCTTAACTGTTCGATATATAACACTAATGTTGCTTGGTGCAAAACCAAATGAAATTTTAACTCTTACATTTACAAATAAAGCTGCAAATGAAATGAGTGAGCGAATTTATAAAACTCTTTTAACTTTAGGTGATGATGAAGCATATTTAAGTGCAATTGTTGAACAATCAAATTTAAGTAAACAAGATATTCTTGGAAAAAAGAGTTTTTTAGTTAAATCATTTTCAAATGCAACTCTATCTATTTTTACAATTGATAAATTTATAAATAAGATTTTACGAGAATTTTGTGGATATATTGGAATATCAGATGATTTTGAGATAAAAGTTGATGATATTGAAGCTTTAAGTATGAAGTTTTTACAATCATTAAATGCAACTCAATTTGAAACTTTGATTGATTTTTCTCACTATGAAAAAAAGAAATTTAATTCAATTTTTGAATTATTCAAAAATCTACTTGAGAAAAATGAAACAGTTGATATTGTAAATATTGACGCAAAACTTATTGATTTACAAAAACAAAATGTTTTAGAGTTTGCATTTAAAATAAAAGAGCAAATTTCAAATTGTAATGGTGCAAGTGCTAGTGCAATTAAAGCTGTTGATTTTGAAACTTTTGATGAATTATTTGGAAGAACTTGGCTTGAAAAAGAAACCTTAGCTGATTATTCATATTTTAAAAAGTGTGCAAATGATATTTTAGAAAATCACTTTTTTAATCTGAAAGAACAAATAGCTATTTATTATAAATTAAGAGCTGGATATAGTTTGAGTAAACTTTTTGAACTTTATTTGATGTTTAAAGAGTTTAAATTTACTTTTAACAAAAATAAAAACTATTTAGAATTTAATGACATTTCAAATTTAGTTTATGAATTGCTATCTACAAAAATTGATAAAGATTTTTTATATTTTAGACTTGATTCATCTTTTTCACATATTTTGATGGATGAATTTCAAGATACTTCACTTTTACAATATAAAATCTTAGAACCATTAATAAAAGAGATTCTTGCAGGTGACCAAACTAAATTCAAAACATTTTTTTATGTGGGAGACACAAAACAATCAATTTATAGATTTAGAGGTGGGAAAAGAGAACTTTTTGATTATGTTGCAAATACAAATAAACTTTTAGAAGTTGAAGTTTTAAATACAAATTATCGTTCTTGTGAAAATATAATCTCTTACGTAAACTCTCTGTTTTTAAATATTCCAAATTATGAATACTTTGAACAAGAGTCAGTTTCAAAAGGTGGATATATTGAAGTTATAGTTGATGAAAAACTTGAAGAAGATGATAAATATGAAAATATTGCTTCTAAAATTGCCCAACTTTTAAAAGAGGGTGTAAATTCAAATGATATTGCAATTTTAACTTATACAAATGATGATGTTTTAAATCTATATTATTATTTAAAACAAAAATTCCCATCTTTGAAAATATCAACAGAGATGACTTCAAAACTTATAAATCAACAAAATGTAAAAGCTGTAATAAATGCCATAAAATATCTCTATTTTAAAGAAGAGATTTACAAAGAAAATCTAAATGCATTAATTGGAAAACCAATATTAAATGAACTTGATTTAACTATAGAATTAGAAGAAAAATCAATTCAAGAAGTGATAAAAGAGTTAGCAAGTAGACTAAAAATCATTGATGAAAATATAATTAAATTAATTGAAGTAAGTTCAGTTTTTTCAAATATTGTTGATTTTGTATATGAGATTGATAAACTAGATTCTAATATGGAAAACTCAGAATCAGTTGGACTTCAAATTCTAACTATTTTTAAATCAAAAGGTTTAGAGTTTAATACTGTAATTTTACTTGATAGAATTAAAAGAAAAAATGTAGATAAATCTTCACTTTTATTTGAATATGAAAGTGTGCAATTAAAAAATATTTTTTATAAAATCAAAGGTTATGAAAACTATAACAAAGATTATGAAAAAGCACTTTCAAAAGAGAAAGCTTTGAGTATTGAAGATGAGATAAATATTTTATATGTGGCATTAACTCGGGCTAAAAATAATATGATTATTTTCAAAAAATCAAAATCTTCAGTTTTTGATGTTTTAAATATGAAACCTACGCAAATTGGAACTATTATCCAAAGTCAAAATATCTCAAAAAACTATGAAAAAATAGAAAAAGTTTTATATACTGCTATGAATTTAGGAACGCAAGAGAAACAAATTTCAAAAGAAAAAGAGTTTGATGAAAACCATCTAAAAGCTAAATATTTTGGACTTGCAACTCACTATTGTCTTGAAATGATGAATGAATTTAATAGTGATAATTTACTATATTCTTTGAATTTATCAAAAACTAGATACTCAAACTTTTTAGATGAGATTGATTTTCTTGATATAAAAAATAGATTATCTTTATTGGTAAAAAATGAGCAATTTCTTTCACTTATTAAAGATAGTGAGTTTATTACTGAACAATCTTTGGTTTATAAAGAAGAGATAAGAATTATAGATTTACTTCTTTTCAAAGATGGAAATTATTATATTATTGATTATAAAACTACAAAAGATAGACATCTTGAACATATAGCTCAAGTTGCTTTTTACAAAAAAGCTATAAAAGATATTTTTCAAACACAAAATGTTTTTTCTTATTTGCTTTATTTACAATCAAATGAAGTGCAGATTAGTGAAGTTTAA
- the argB gene encoding acetylglutamate kinase has protein sequence MQNKHQKVQTLLDAIPYIKKFFGKVIVIKYGGSAQTSPDLKEKFAQDIVFLSLLGIKPVIVHGGGARITELLTKLEIPSHFVDGHRVTCEESMKVVEMVLSGEINKNITSLLTHHGAKAIGISGKDSALINAIPKDGGKFGYTGEITKVNGAMINNLIKEGFIPVIAPIGDSAEPNHPGFNINADVAACEIAAAIGAQKVLFLTDTIGVLDKEGKLIQTLDKQSVENYKKDGTIAGGMIPKVDSCIDAIHNGVNKAHIIDGRVEHSILLELFTSDGIGTQFIRKENPNNGIDMEKLLSE, from the coding sequence ATGCAAAATAAACATCAAAAAGTTCAAACTCTACTTGATGCAATACCATATATTAAAAAATTTTTCGGAAAAGTTATTGTTATCAAATATGGTGGCTCAGCACAAACAAGCCCTGATTTAAAAGAAAAATTTGCTCAAGATATTGTTTTTCTTTCACTTTTAGGAATCAAACCTGTTATTGTTCACGGTGGAGGGGCTAGAATTACTGAATTATTAACAAAATTAGAAATTCCTTCACACTTTGTTGATGGACACAGAGTTACTTGTGAAGAAAGTATGAAAGTTGTTGAAATGGTGTTAAGTGGTGAAATCAATAAAAATATTACATCTTTACTTACACATCATGGAGCAAAAGCAATAGGAATTTCAGGAAAAGATTCAGCTTTAATAAATGCAATCCCAAAAGATGGTGGGAAATTTGGATACACAGGTGAAATCACAAAAGTAAATGGTGCAATGATTAATAATCTAATTAAAGAAGGATTTATTCCTGTTATTGCTCCAATTGGAGATAGCGCAGAACCAAATCATCCAGGATTTAATATAAATGCAGATGTTGCCGCTTGCGAAATTGCTGCTGCTATTGGAGCACAAAAAGTTCTATTCTTAACTGACACTATTGGTGTTTTAGATAAAGAGGGAAAATTAATTCAAACTTTAGATAAACAAAGTGTTGAAAACTACAAAAAAGATGGAACAATCGCTGGTGGAATGATACCAAAAGTTGATTCTTGTATTGATGCAATACACAATGGCGTAAATAAAGCGCACATCATTGATGGAAGAGTTGAACACTCTATTTTACTTGAGTTATTTACAAGTGATGGAATTGGAACTCAATTTATAAGAAAAGAAAATCCTAATAATGGGATAGATATGGAAAAATTATTAAGTGAATAA
- the thrC gene encoding threonine synthase produces the protein MNFIETRGNDGIKPVEVPFSEAILNPSTSFGGLYVPKSLPKLEDNFILNHINSSYKELAFDILKAFEIDIDENEINKALALYDNFDDASNPCPVVKVKDDLFVHEQYHGPTRAFKDMALQPFGSILSSIAKKRDEKYLILAATSGDTGPAALNTFKNKENIQVVCLYPDGGTSDVQRLQMVCEDGKNLKVLGIKGNFDDAQNALKKLLASKTFKEELEKDNINLSAANSVNFGRIIFQIIYHFWSYIQLLKQEEITNGEKIYLVVPSGNFGNVLGGFYALQMGVPIEKLLVASNENNILTQWINTGVYDIREKELKLTKSPAMDILKSSNIERVIYSLFGAERTKELMEDLNKNNIFKMSKTETENLQKYFSAIHSDDTFGTKTIKEFLNIGYLMDPHTATCIKAYNDLRQKPLKTVIYSTAEWTKFSPTVLNALKENDNKYSDKEALEEISTKYNATLVDSIKELFNAKINHSLVIEKENIEEEIVKFIRES, from the coding sequence ATGAATTTTATTGAAACAAGAGGAAATGATGGTATTAAACCAGTTGAAGTGCCATTTAGTGAAGCTATTTTAAATCCTAGCACTTCATTTGGTGGATTATATGTACCAAAAAGTTTACCAAAATTAGAAGATAACTTTATTTTAAATCATATTAACTCTTCTTATAAAGAACTTGCTTTTGACATATTAAAAGCATTTGAAATTGACATTGATGAAAATGAAATAAATAAAGCCTTAGCTTTATATGACAATTTTGATGATGCGTCAAATCCTTGCCCAGTTGTTAAAGTTAAAGATGATTTATTTGTTCATGAACAATATCATGGTCCAACACGTGCATTTAAAGATATGGCTTTACAACCATTTGGTTCAATTCTTTCTTCAATTGCAAAAAAAAGAGATGAAAAATATTTAATTCTTGCTGCAACTTCTGGAGATACAGGACCAGCTGCACTTAATACTTTTAAAAATAAAGAGAATATTCAAGTAGTTTGTCTTTATCCAGATGGAGGAACAAGTGATGTTCAAAGACTTCAAATGGTTTGTGAAGATGGAAAAAACCTAAAAGTTTTAGGAATAAAAGGAAATTTTGATGATGCACAAAATGCACTAAAAAAACTATTAGCATCTAAAACTTTTAAAGAAGAGTTAGAAAAAGACAATATCAATTTAAGTGCAGCAAACTCAGTAAACTTTGGAAGAATTATTTTTCAAATAATTTACCACTTCTGGTCATATATCCAACTTTTAAAACAAGAAGAGATTACAAATGGTGAAAAAATTTATCTAGTTGTTCCATCTGGAAACTTTGGAAATGTTTTAGGTGGATTCTATGCACTTCAAATGGGTGTTCCAATTGAAAAACTTTTAGTTGCATCAAATGAAAACAATATTTTAACTCAATGGATTAATACAGGAGTTTATGATATTAGAGAAAAAGAGCTAAAACTTACAAAATCTCCTGCAATGGATATATTAAAATCTTCAAACATCGAAAGAGTAATCTATTCATTATTTGGAGCAGAGAGAACTAAAGAATTAATGGAAGATTTAAATAAAAATAATATCTTTAAAATGAGTAAAACTGAAACAGAAAATCTGCAAAAATACTTCTCTGCAATTCACTCAGATGATACTTTTGGTACAAAAACTATAAAAGAGTTTCTTAATATTGGTTACTTAATGGACCCTCATACTGCAACTTGTATTAAAGCTTACAATGACTTAAGACAGAAGCCATTAAAAACTGTTATTTATTCAACTGCTGAATGGACAAAATTCTCTCCAACAGTTTTAAATGCACTAAAAGAAAATGACAACAAATACTCTGATAAAGAGGCTTTAGAAGAAATTTCAACAAAATACAATGCAACTTTAGTTGATAGTATAAAAGAATTATTTAATGCAAAAATAAATCATTCATTGGTTATTGAAAAAGAAAATATTGAAGAAGAAATTGTAAAATTTATTAGAGAATCATAA
- a CDS encoding ubiquinol-cytochrome c reductase iron-sulfur subunit N-terminal domain-containing protein: MSKETNRRDFIGYSFAAVAAVGGAASLVGMKQAWDPLPSVLAGGFTTVDLASIKAGEPETFVWRGKPVFVLKKTAEMEKSERDLIVGADRYIIAIGLCTHLGCIPAWSKNMWKCACHGGEYDANAKNTFGPPPRPLDVPPFKIDGSTIVLGETGPEYNTIAAFVATEA; encoded by the coding sequence ATGTCTAAAGAAACAAATAGACGAGATTTCATTGGTTACTCATTTGCTGCAGTTGCTGCAGTTGGTGGTGCGGCCTCGCTTGTTGGTATGAAACAAGCATGGGATCCACTTCCAAGCGTTTTAGCTGGAGGATTTACAACAGTAGATCTTGCGTCTATAAAAGCTGGAGAACCTGAAACTTTTGTATGGAGAGGGAAACCTGTATTCGTACTTAAAAAAACTGCAGAGATGGAAAAATCGGAAAGAGATTTAATTGTTGGAGCAGATAGATACATTATTGCTATTGGATTATGTACACATTTAGGTTGTATTCCAGCATGGAGTAAAAATATGTGGAAATGTGCATGTCATGGTGGAGAATATGATGCAAATGCAAAAAATACTTTTGGACCACCACCAAGACCTCTAGATGTTCCTCCATTTAAAATAGATGGTTCTACTATTGTTTTAGGCGAAACAGGTCCTGAATACAACACAATTGCTGCTTTTGTAGCAACAGAAGCATAG